A genomic stretch from Eptesicus fuscus isolate TK198812 chromosome 15, DD_ASM_mEF_20220401, whole genome shotgun sequence includes:
- the PRRC2B gene encoding protein PRRC2B isoform X1, with protein sequence MSDRLGQITKGKDGKSKYSTLSLFDKYKGKSVDAVRSSVIPRHGLQSLGKVATARRMPPPANLPSLKSENKGNDPNIVIVPKDGTGWANKQDQQDPKSSSATASQPPESQPQPGLQKSVSNLQKPTQPISQENTNTVPGGPKSWAQLNGKPAGHEGGLRGSSRLLSFSPEEFPTLKAAGGQDKAGKEKGVLDLSYGPGPSLRPQNVTSWREGGGRNIISATSLSAAPTELGSRNSSAGDGAPSSACTSDSKDPSLRPAQPVRKGASQFMGNAYHPPTYHDMLPAFMCSPQSSENPGTAERASFPPPQLRLEPRVPFRQFQMNDQDGKDSRLGMPRPPRPLRQLVERAPRPTIINAENLKGLDDLDTDADDGWAGLHEEVDYSEKLKFSDDEEEEDVVKDGRPQWNSWDPRRRRGLSVSSADSADAKRAQEEGKDWGETAGMARVVRKVPEPQPPSRKLHSWASGPDYQKPPVGSVFRQQSVEDKEDKPPPRQKFIQSEMSEAVERARRRREEEERRAREERLAACAAKLKQLDQKCRQAQKASEAPRPAEKEAPRSPGPEKAPPQENGPAVRKGSPEFSAQEAPGAFSEEPPTAPAAVAQSGSSEEGPGEAGSPAQEFSKYQKSLPPRFQRQQQQQQQQQEQLYKMQHWPQVYPPPSHPQRTFYAHHPQMLGFDPRWMMMPSYMDPRITPTRTPVDFYPSALHPSGLMKPMVPPDSVSGTSCRSEDQSRAPQLQERKVTAIDPAPVWSPEGYMALQSKSYSLPPPKPSDTLAMDMHVRNESAYSASPGRPGGVGAPRALLEERVEEYLSAFDKKAQADFDSCVSSHRRGQELLFPPPDNVQDAGAPRGHTPNPRCSPLEPDFAPAEKKPDYSNWDVSHQPKAADTANGVDKESPREEPPFSASWEKEGSPHKQPSLEPEWSPEPRGPGSQQQEQSGRTRRSGPIKKPVLKALKVEDKEKELEKSKPEPGEESARPAPEEAPRHQAEAEDQENDPTLANASPSASEAQGAARDGGGRSASKSEEDEKPDRAREPGDAPLTKRNNWIFIDEEQAFGGRGQARSRGRGFREFTFRGRPAGGGPGICGGGVLGARGTYTNSQRSGRGRGLREFGPPEDFPRAKPRRRIASETHSEGSEYEELPKRRRQRGADSGHEGSLLDREEVASRKGDFRDSWRSHKVYADDGGPEAKSRGPRAFGRALPPRLSNCGYGRRTFVSREAAHWQSRSAGACWQDHGPPDTGPRRPPDRDGVPEASRHSDALGARGGEDSRLEDKRAFFPDDPGADAESAENRPFRRRRPPRQDKPPRFRRLRQEREALGLWGPEEEPHLLAGQWPARSKLCPGDRSGAVGRRSPELSYQNSSDHANEEWETASESSDFSERRERRDGSGPEPGSHADGGLPGAGLGEKKELAKRSFSSQRPLVDRQSRKLELGGFGEKAVRPGGGDTSPHYESQQSGTPLKAKRTPDEALPGGHSGHYPLERAVHTTADVPEAACEKAEEAPLAAQRVGEQGEAMKQFDLNYGNSILENCGSSPGEETEVGSMVGEGFIEILTKKQRRLLEEERRKKEQAVQVPVKGRGLASRIPPRFAKKQNNLGLEQGDVPVPGGSLGTEIWESSGQALPVQASTSDSWTKAATAFNSSESGSAEQGFKSSQGDSGVDLSAESRESSATSSQRSSPYGTLKPEEMSGSNLEPKADGHKEQAQKQPEQKDSEQGSAQSKEHRPGPIGNERSLKNRKGSEAAERLPGAVVPPVNGVEIHVDSVLPVPPIEFGVSPKDSDFSLPPGSAPGPAGNPVVKLQDALASNAGLTQSIPILRRDHHIQRAIGLSQMSFPTADLTLKMESARKAWENSPSLPEQSSPGGPGSGIQPPSSVGASSGVNYSSFGGVSMPPMPVASVAPSSLPGSHLPPLYLDGHVFASQPRLVPQTIPQQQSYQQAAAAQQIPISLHTSLQAPAQLGLRGGLPVSQSQEIFSSLQPFRSQVYMHPSLSPPSTMILSGGTALKPPYSAFPGMQPLEIVKPQSGSPYQPMSGSQALVYEGQLSQAAGLGASQMLDSQLPQQLTMPLPGSQLPLPRYGSGQQPLLLPQSIQLPQGQSLSVGAPRRILPPGSQPSVLSTSRESSQMEMKGFHFADSKQNGPSGGSVQSPQTYRPSSASPSGKPSGSAVNMGSVQGHYAHQAKPRVDEKPGLGAVTLQEAPLAASQVKRTGAIKPRAVKVEESKA encoded by the exons ATGTCCGATCGTTTGGGGCAAATAACCAAGGGCAAGGATGGGAAAAGCAAGTATTCGACGCTCAGCCTGTTTgataaatataaaggaaaatcaGTAGACGCAGTCAGATCCTCAG TTATTCCTAGACATGGCTTACAGAGTCTCGGGAAAGTTGCCACAGCCCGGCGTATGCCACCGCCCGCAAACCTGCCAAGCTTGAAGTCTGAAAACAAAGGAAACGACCCCAACATCGTTATAGTGCCCAAGGACGGGACGGGATGGGCAAACAAGCAGGACCAGCAAGACCCAAAGAG TTCCAGTGCGACGGCCTCTCAGCCGCCGGAGTCGCAGCCGCAGCCGGGTTTGCAGAAATCTGTCTCCAATTTACAGAAACCGACTCAGCCAATCAGTCAGGAG AACACAAATACAGTGCCAGGTGGACCAAAGTCATGGGCACAGCTGAATGGAAAGCCAGCAGGACACGAAGGTG GTTTAAGGGGCTCAAGCCGACTCTTATCCTTCTCTCCCGAGGAATTTCCGACGCTGAAAGCAGCTGGAGGGCAGGACAAGGCTGGCAAAGAAAAGGGCGTCTTAGATCTGTCGTATGGGCCCGGACCAAGCCTCCGCCCTCAGA ATGTGACAAGCTGGAGGGAGGGCGGTGGGCGAAACATAATTTCTGCCACGTCTCTGAGCGCCGCCCCCACTGAGCTGGGCAGCAGGAACTCGAGTGCGGGAGACGGAGCCCCCTCCTCGGCATGTACCAGCGATTCTAAGGACCCCTCCCTCCGCCCGGCTCAGCCTGTTCGCAAAGGGGCTTCACAGTTCATGGGGAATGCATACCACCCACCTACATACCACGACATGCTTCCTGCTTTT ATGTGTTCGCCACAGTCATCCGAGAACCCGGGTACAGCGGAACGAGCATCCTTCCCCCCTCCGCAGCTCCGCCTGGAACCCCGAGTTCCTTTCCGACAGTTCCAGATGAATGACCAGGACGG aaaAGACAGCCGGCTGGGgatgccccgcccgccccgcccgctcaGGCAGCTGGTGGAGCGGGCGCCGCGGCCCACCATCATCAACGCGGAGAACCTCAAGGGCCTGGATGACCTGGACACCGATGCCGACGACGGCTGGGCAG GCCTCCATGAGGAAGTGGACTATTCTGAGAAGTTGAAGTTCAGTgatgatgaagaggaggaggacgtGGTGAAGGACGGCAGGCCACAGTG GAACAGCTGGGACCCGAGGAGGCGGCGGGGGCTGTCAGTGAGCTCTGCGGACAGCGCTGACGCCAAGCGTGcccaagaggaaggaaaggactgGGGCGAAACAGCGGGCATGGCTCGTGTCGTCCGGAAGGTGCCAGAACCTCAGCCACCTTCCAGGaagcttcacagctgggcctcgggCCCTGACTACCAG AAGCCCCCCGTGGGCAGCGTGTTCCGGCAGCAGTCTGTCGAGGACAAGGAGGACAAGCCGCCCCCCCGGCAGAAGTTCATCCAGTCGGAGATGTCCGAGGCCGTGGAGCGCGCCCGGAGgcgccgggaggaggaggagcgccGGGCCCGGGAAGAGCGGCTGGCCGCCTGTGCCGCCAAGCTCAAGCAGCTGGACCAGAAGTGCAGGCAGGCCCAGAAGGCCAGCGAGGCGCCGCGGCCGGCGGAGAAGGAGGCGCCCCGGTCCCCGGGCCCCGAGAAGGCGCCGCCGCAGGAGAACGGCCCTGCTGTCCGCAAAG GCTCCCCCGAGTTCTCTGCCCAGGAAGCCCCCGGCGCATTCTCCGAAGAGCCCCCCACAGCTCCTGCGGCCGTGGCTCAGAGCGGCAGCAGTGAGGAGGGGCCCGGGGAGGCTGGGTCCCCTGCGCAGGAGTTCAGCAAGTACCAGAAGTCACTTCCTCCCCGgttccagcgccagcagcagcagcagcagcagcagcag GAGCAGCTGTACAAGATGCAGCACTGGCCGCAGGTGTACCCGCCGCCCTCCCACCCGCAGCGCACCTTCTACGCGCACCACCCTCAGATGCTGGGCTTCGACCCCAGGTGGATGATGATGCCTTCCTACATGGACCCGCGGATCACGCCCACTCGCACCCCGGTGGATTTCTACCCCTCGGCCCTGCACCCCTCGG GACTGATGAAGCCCATGGTGCCCCCAGACTCCGTCAGTGGGACTAGCTGTCGCTCTGAGGATCAGAGCCGTGCCCCCCAACTGCAGGAAAGAAAAGTGACCGCCATCGACCCAGCCCCTGTGTGGAGCCCCGAGGGCTACATGGCATTGCAGAGCAAGAGCTACTCGCTGCCTCCCCCAAAACCCAGCGACACTTTGGCCATGGACATGCATGTCAG GAATGAAAGCGCTTACTCTGCCTCACCCGGAAGGCCAGGGGGCGTAGGCGCCCCGCGCGCCCTCCTGGAGGAGAGAGTGGAGGAGTACTTGAGTGCTTTCGACAAGAAGGCGCAGGCAGACTTTGACAGCTGTGTCTCTTCCCACAGAAGAGGCCAGGAGCTTTTGTTTCCACCCCCAGACAATGTGCAGGACGCAGGCGCTCCTCGGGGTCACACCCCGAACCCCAGGTGTTCCCCACTGGAGCCCGACTTTGCCCCAGCGGAGAAAAAGCCAGATTATAGCAATTGGGACGTCAGCCACCAGCCCAAGGCCGCTGACACAGCCAACGGCGTGGACAAGGAGTCGCCCCGGGAGGAGCCGCCCTTCAGTGCCtcctgggagaaggaagggagcccCCACAAACAGCCGTCCCTGGAGCCCGAGTGGAGCCCCGAGCCCCGGGGCCccggcagccagcagcaggagcagagcGGCAGGACCCGGAGGTCGGGGCCCATCAAGAAGCCCGTGCTGAAGGCGCTCAAGGTGGAGGACAAGGAGAAGGAGCTGGAGAAGAGCAAGCCGGAGCCGGGCGAGGAGAGCGCCCGCCCGGCCCCGGAGGAGGCGCCACGGCACCAGGCCGAGGCCGAGGACCAGGAGAACGACCCCACGCTGGCCAACGCCTCCCCCTCCGCCTCGGAGGCCCAGGGCGCGGCCCGAGATGGCGGGGGCCGCTCTGCCAGCAAGTCTGAAGAGGACGAGAAGCCCGACAGGGCCCGGGAGCCCGGCGACGCGCCCCTGACCAAGAGGAACAACTGGATCTTCATCGACGAGGAGCAGGCCTTCGGGGGCCGAGGGCAGGCCCGGAGCCGCGGCCGCGGCTTCCGAGAATTCACCTTCCGGGGCCGGCCTGCTGGCGGCGGCCCCGGCATCTGCGGCGGGGGGGTCCTGGGGGCGCGGGGCACCTACACCAACAGCCAGAGGAGCGGCCGCGGCCGGGGCCTGCGCGAGTTCGGGCCGCCCGAGGACTTCCCCCGCGCCAAGCCCCGGCGCCGCATCGCCAGCGAGACCCACAGCGAGGGCTCCGAGTACGAGGAGCTGCCCAAGCGGCGGCGGCAGAGGGGCGCGGACAGCGGCCACGAAGGCTCGCTCCTGGACAGGGAGGAGGTCGCCTCCAGGAAAGGCGACTTCAGAGACTCGTGGCGGTCCCACAAGGTGTACGCGGACGACGGCGGTCCGGAGGCGAAGAGCAGAGGCCCGCGGGCCTTCGGGcgcgccctccctccccggctgAGCAACTGCGGCTACGGGCGCAGAACCTTCGTGTCCAGAGAGGCTGCCCACTGGCAGAGCCGCAGTGCCGGCGCCTGCTGGCAGGACCACGGCCCCCCCGACACCGGCCCCCGGCGGCCCCCCGACAGGGACGGCGTCCCCGAGGCCTCCCGGCACTCGGACGCGCTGGGCGCCAGGGGCGGCGAGGACAGCCGCCTGGAGGACAAGAGGGCCTTCTTCCCGGACGACCCCGGGGCCGACGCCGAGAGCGCGGAGAACCGGCCCTTCCGGCGGAGGCGCCCCCCGCGCCAGGACAAGCCCCCGCGCTTCCGGCGCCTCCGGCAGGAGCGCGAGGCCTTGGGTCTGTGGGGGCCGGAGGAGGAGCCCCACCTGCTGGCGGGTCAGTGGCCAGCCAGGTCCAAACTCTGTCCCGGGGACAGGAGCGGCGCCGTGGGCCGCCGGTCCCCCGAGCTCTCCTACCAGAACTCCTCCGACCACGCCAACGAGGAGTGGGAGACGGCCTCCGAGAGCAGCGACTTCAGCGAGCGGCGCGAGCGGCGGGACGGCTCCGGGCCCGAGCCCGGCTCCCACGCGGACGGCGGCCTGCCCGGCGCCGGCCTGGGGGAGAAGAAGGAGCTGGCCAAGCGGAGCTTCTCCAGCCAGAGGCCCCTGGTGGACAGGCAGAGCCGGAAGCTGGAGCTGGGGGGGTTTGGGGAGAAGGCTGTTAGGCCAGGCGGTGGTGACACCTCTCCCCATTATGAGAGCCAGCAGAGTGGGACGCCTTTGAAAGCCAAAAG gaCCCCGGACGAGGCCTTGCCAGGAGGTCACAGCGGCCACTACCCCCTGGAGCGGGCTGTCCATACCACCGCTGACGTCCCCGAAGCCGCCTGTGAGAAGGCGGAGGAGGCCCCCCTGGCTGCTCAGAGGGTGGGCGAGCAGGGAGAGGCCATGAAGCAGTTTGACCTGAACTACGGAA ATTCCATCCTCGAGAATTGTGGGTCCAGCCCCGGGGAGGAGACGGAGGTGGGCTCCATGGTGGGTGAAGGCTTCATCGAAATCCTGACCAAGAAGCAGCGCCGCCTgctggaagaggagaggaggaagaaggagcaaGCTGTGCAG GTGCCTGTCAAAGGCCGGGGCCTTGCCTCCCGTATTCCTCCTCGGTTTGCGAAAAAGCAGAACAACTTGGGCCTGGAGCAAGGCGATGTGCCTGTGCCGGGCGGCAGCCTGGGCACCGAGATCTGGGAGAGCAGTGGCCAGG CCCTGCCTGTTCAGGCCTCAACCAGCGACTCCTGGACTAAAGCCGCCACTGCCTTCAACAGCTCCGAGTCCGGCTCTGCCGAG CAGGGTTTTAAGAGCAGCCAGGGAGACAGTGGTGTGGACTTGAGCGCCGAGTCTCGAGAGTCGTCCGCGACCTCCTCGCAGCGCAGCTCGCCGTATGGCACTCTGAAGCCAGAGGAGATGAGCGGGTCCAACCTGGAGCCCAAGGCTGACGGCCATAAGGAGCAGGCTCAGAAGCAGCCTGAGCAGAAG GATTCAGAACAAGGCTCAGCGCAGAGCAAGGAGCACAGACCAGGACCCATCGGCAACGAGCGCTCCCTGAAAAACAGAAAGGGCTCCGAGGCGGCCGAGCGCCTGCCAGGCGCCGTCGTCCCGCCTGTCAACGGGGTGGAGATTCACGTGGACTCGGTGCTCCCGGTGCCGCCCATCGAGTTTGGAGTCAGTCCGAAA GACTCCGACTTCAGCTTGCCGCCGGGGTCCGCCCCTGGTCCCGCCGGGAATCCAGTGGTCAAGCTCCAGGACGCCCTGGCTAGTAAC GCCGGGCTGACACAGAGCATTCCCATCCTGCGGCGAGATCACCACATCCAGAGGGCCATCGGCCTCTCCCAGATGTCCTTTCCCACGGCCGACCTCACTCTGAAG ATGGAGTCTGCGCGGAAGGCTTGGGAAAACTCGCCCAGTTTGCCGGAGCAGAGCTCTCCGGGGGGCCCTGGCTCGGGCATCCAGCCCCCGTCCTCTGTGGGAGCGTCCAGTGGGGTCAACTACAGCTCCTTTGGCGGCGTCTCCATGCCGCCCATGCCTGTGGCCTCCGTAGCACCGTCTTCTCTCCCAG GCAGCCACCTGCCCCCTCTCTACCTGGACGGCCACGTGTTTGCCAGTCAGCCCCGGCTGGTTCCTCAGACGATACCTCAGCAGCAGAGTTACCAGCAG GCTGCCGCTGCCCAGCAGATTCCCATTTCCCTTCACACGTCTctgcaggctccagcccagcTGGGACTGAGGGGCGGGCTCCCCGTCTCCCAGTCACAGGAGATCTTCAGCTCCTTGCAGCCCTTCAG GTCGCAGGTGTAcatgcaccccagcctgtcgccacCCAGCACCATGATCCTCTCTGGCGGCACAGCCCTGAAGCCTCCGTACTCGGCGTTCCCCGGCATGCAGCCCTTGGAGATAGTGAAGCCCCAGTCCGGCTCCCCCTACCAGCCCATGAGCGGAAGCCAAGCCCTGGTTTACGAGGGCCAGCTCAGCCAGGCGGCCGGGCTGGGCGCCTCCCAGATGCTGGACTCGCAGCTCCCCCAG CAGCTGACGATGCCACTGCCCGgctcccagctgcctctgccGCGGTACGGCTCCGGACAGCAGCCGCTGCTCCTGCCCCAGTCCATCCAGCTGCCACA